The sequence atggcttttggtagattgaagatttgatcagtatggtttgccctgaggttaatagtgatgtgctattgaaggaactagttgtgttaatactagcttattggagtagaaataggtgggcgagttaccgaggaagttttgttaatgttttggtgaagtcaatggtggttcgttgtgagtttagtcaccgttagattagatgatgtttagaatgtagatggtgagctttcgggtttaggttgttaggtagaagtctctaggcactctttttgattcgctaggttggaattgagtcttttaaagtatgtttcttatcttagaagagatgagtgtattttgggttgaggttgtttattttcaatttgggatgctgaggttgtttgatattgggtttctgtctttgatcatggttgtattttatagaatttgattttgatcaaggcagcagaagttaattgaggaatttgagttataacttgtggtttgggagagagagtgttttttctaccaaattatgataagggttttggttagtaggaatggagccaccttgtactcttggtgttagtttcatgaggacgtaagttttatgcatgtggcgaatatctgagtgcgcagcagaagcgtggtatttttgttgtagtcaggagttcaaattgtgctgatttgaagaattaatggtgacttgaattttgagaagatatttgtaattggagattaatcatttggttgtgcaatttgttattgatggttaacattggaagtggctattaggtttccaatagtagaattcaataaaggtttagaagttggagcataggagttgattgcagttggcacatattattgtaagggcttttgatcattgggatttattggatgttgtattaaggttctcgaggaaatgagatttttggatagcagtcactctaggaatactggtcgtgatgtgtcattgggggactaaaacgagtatattggatattgccatgttcattgagaaatgtaccacgtgccgtctagttaaggttgagcatcaaggtagacttcaacctctccctattccagagtggaagtgggatgatatttctatggattttgtggtagggttgccgaggactcctagtgggaagaactcaatttgggcgattgttgatgtccaagatatgttggccattttcagatcgtagagaaggttgcgcttgttgcttatagagtggccttgccggactattttggcggtatgttcttagtctgctcttagttgaatcttattcctgtcttagtcttaatgttgaccttgccaatttcgaggacgaaattttatttaagggggggaggatgtaacaccccgtattttagtgtatttttactgaaggaattatttttatgtaattaaaataatttctcttattttaaattggttggatttttagtgagtttatttctatgatttttatttggtggaaattatttttatatgctttcttaatatttatttattgttatgcatttaaattgcttttaatatttaaattaattactgtggaatttaattatttcaatttgactttaccattacgtttaaattattttatttaacttgtggttttaaaatcgtttccgttggatcatttttgtgacccaagttatgaggattggacctcatttcttttccctctattttttcttttccttttcttttcttttctttcttttcttttttttcttttcttttttttcctccttatttcccctccccgcgcgcggacccagctccctctcactctctctcgccgtgcatccatctctcccccagcccgccgccgtgcgccggcggtggtcgacaccgcccggctccccagcttccccagccaccggcgacgccacacctccgtttccagctccattcgcgccgccgttagccaccacgaacccattgaagccgcggcgttccatgcaccactgcgccgccgtcgcgccacctccggccaccatcttcctaccacttcatcctcgacctcttggcaacccattggacccaaccccagctccgatccgtcaccggtgaagccccaccaagtccatctccgatttgcacatttttggcctaaaaccaccccttgcgccgccacccacggcaaaccaccaccaccactagcttcaccgacctccctaggccctaccctatcaatcttgggtcttcgtttgtcctcgttgaaaaatgggtatctgtgacccatggccacagtgtattttacactgtggtgttgctcaaacgtcgcctttttctacttcgcgatcctcggaaaattattatattgcactgtaagtatttctccaaagaactttcgtaatttaaatgtatttttgcactaacccatttcactgtgtttttggcatgccggactgagtccgaggagttcgggggtcggatggatttgtgattggagttgtttggttgatttggttgattggatatttgttgttgatgagttgtttggattttgtgttggtacatgtgcatttcattatttcatgcatgatcatgtttgtaaaagaaaactgggttttcgtgtattgcattcatgttcatgtgctttgaaaagctatgattttatgtgagaataattttggtgcgtgtgtatcacgaccccaagccgagatggggcattaactcggtggagctcctctggttactcgggagcggaatatactgagtaacgtcccctggattgtcgccgggcgacaatgggttcggacgagatggtctcgtgccgactccgtggtccttctgctggcggggactagaggatgtctggccacgtacgcgctgggcgcggaactgggcatcgctcgttgcgtagtgtgagtgcttggccacgtacgcgctgggcgcggaactgagcaccgctgcgaagccaggacgtgcggatggtccataggggagaccatggtgcatatggaaataatgcatggtgcatttgggattaatgcactattttctgggaaaatagtgcgagttgatttttgggtaaattattttctgggaaaatgatttacggataatttggaccaaaatgggattttggtgtgtgttggaaatttatcattttcggggaaaatgatgttttgtggaaaaatgcatgttttcatgtgcatgcatgttagttgcatttaatgcattttgtattacattgttgtttgggttatacttacctgcgagaccattttgtggtgtcgcagattttgatgctgatgaggaggaggagggcgagcctgaggagacggctccgcctgaggagtgatctgggatcactcgtttgtacattcaaaactattgtaaattattttatggatgactgtataactgctatttaaatctttactggtgtttgattgtaattaaattctggtacttagctgactatccgctgcgttattttatttgaacactgttgcattcacacacactggcacttcgttgggatgtgtgaccgtgttgtcaccatcctggcgtctcgatccctgtgtatttttataagggggattgggggcgccacatacgcgctgggtgcggaactgggcatcgctacgaagccaagacttgcagatgatccctaggggagatcatggtgcattggttaatggaataatgagctgttttctggaaaaatagcgtgtgttgatttaAAGGTTTTTACgtgattcattttctaggaaaatgagattttattgatttgggtcattttctaggaaaataacagagtattgtttttgggccaaaatgggattttggcgtgtgttgaaaaatatctattttcggagaaaatagtatttttggatttaatgcatatctcatcatatgcatgcatgttggtggcattaatgtatttttatctcgtggttgtgtgggttatacttacctgcggtaccattttgtggtaacgcagattttgatgcaaaggaggatgagggtgagcctgaggagttggctctgcccgaggagtgatctgggatcactcgttttggtttgagacttgtaaatatttattttgaatgactgtataattttttaaaccttttaactgattgtttaaattgtattaacaattctcgtacttaattgtattaattatccgctgcgttatttttgtacacggttgcatgtacacacacttggcactaacattgggatgtgtgaccttgttgtcatcatcccggagtctcgattcccgtgtctccttacatgggggtcgtgggcgccacagaaagacttaaggggggcctatgtaatggcatgttgggaaagttattattttattgaattagaGTTTCAAAAAGCTACTCTATCgagtactgtagccgtactatAGACGCGGCACTATTCATTATGACTTGAGTTTActcttcttgttcttaattaaacttttaaaattatcaaaggtaaatcacaacatttgtggtaTTTCTTCTTGCAATCTttgttcttgagacaggttcttcaacaggtctagattttaatataatctagattcttgaaacgagttctcaacgggtctaggttctccatccattgacttgattttgacttttttaggtgagttttcaaattgattatgggttcaagtgattccattcccacgggttcaacATCATTGGAACAAAGTGGATCTTAAAAAATAAGCCAAACGAACATGGAACCATTGATCGAAACAATGCCAAATTGGTAGCACAAGGATACACTCAAGTTGAAGGAATTGACTTTGATGAGACCTTTGCACCAATAGCTCATTTGGAATCTGTTCGCATATTGCTAGCAATTGCAagccatttaaattttaagctttatcaaatggatgtcaaaagTGTTGTTTTAAATGGTATACTCAACGAAGAAGTATATGTAGAACAACCAATGGGATTCTCTAATCACTTATTTCTTGACCATGTTTTCAGGTTAAAAGAGACTCTTTATGGATTGAAGTAAGCACCTCAAGCATGGTATGAGAGACTAACAAATACTTGCTTGAAGATAACTTTGTAAGATGTCAAGCTGACCGAAcgttgtttttaaaaaaatctagtaAGTATCTACTTATTGCTCAAatttatgtagatgacattgTGTTCGGTTCTACTCTTGACAAACTCTCACatgattttttcaaagaaatgaagaatAAGTTTGAAATAAGTATGATTGGGGAATTAAATTTCTTTCCTGGAATTCAAATTAAACAAACTGAAGGAGGAATTTTCATTTCACAATCTAAATATGCTAAAGATCTTGTTAAGAGATTTGGCTCGGAAGAGACGACACATGCTCGCACTTCGATGAGCACCTCGATTAAAATATGTTCAGATTCAACAGGTAAGAGCATTGATCCTACTCTATATAGAAGCATGATAAGAAGTCTTCTTTACATTACTGCTTGCAATGTACCTTTTTGCCATTCCATACCTACCTCAAAACAGACCTTACAAATCTACTGAAGGGATTGCAAATGGGCTTTTTACCTTAGGCGCACCTCCTCTattgttttccctttttcttttcttcatcttttatttttttcccttcttagGGTTAGCAACTTAAGAACCCAATTGTGACTCTTTCACCACAGTGCTCTTAGTTGAATGAAGATGACATTTGATTTCAAAGTTCATTGGCCAGCCTACTTCCTTACGTTCTGTTGtcattttactttcttttgttttctccaTTTTTCCCATTGTCTAAGAGACAATCTTACCATTTCTCTTTTGTTCAATCTTGGAGCAattaatgctagatacaatgaTCATAGGTTGTACAAGCGCACACACTCATTTTGAGAAAGGTCGGAacccattattaaaaaattaatttttcatctagGTCTCacatttacttatttttttaaaatgagtatgcAGTGCTTAGACACTTtatgactacaaatattatttctctttatgtTTTGTTCAATCTTAGAGTTGGATTATAACCCTAGACTGGCTTATCAAGAAATTGGGGTGGATAAATTTCTGACATGAATTAAGTGCAATGATTTGAGGCAAGCATTGTAACATTGTATTTTAGCTAGAAGTGCTTGACAAAGAATCTCTACAATTAAGTATCTAATGGAGAAATTAGGTTGATTCTTCTATTTTGCTGCACTCTCCCTGTGTTGCTCCTATTGTGCCTTTGGTTTCATCAAATGCGAAATGATTGATAATTCTCCCAAATATGCTCATGCACTTGCTTTATTTTCAACAATTTGCAGTTGGAAACACAAATGCTTTGCCACAACCATTAGTAGGGGTGAAAAACAAATAGGTGAACTGGTAAACCGGACCAACCAGTGAGTTCGGTTCGGTACTGGTtccatctttttaaaaaatggtcgAAATCAATCCAGTTccgattttcatttttctagcACTGGACTAGACTCGACcagttcatataaatatataaacatattttaattttttatattatataaaatattttttatatgattttttatattatatataatttttatatctaaaacatataattatatataaaataatattgtattatatgctaaattactaattaaattatcattaaattttaaaatcctatataaataactatatattatcactatagtctataatacaattataatatatattataatatattacaatatattatcactatattactATGTgctgtaatatatatattatatagtactatattgtatattatatatgctatCGGAAAAATTGGATCCGAATTgataaaactggaagtaccggtttaggagtgTAATCGGTGCGGTTTtggtttttcaaatctcaaagtcAGTATATACCAGTTCGATtctaaaatatgttcaaaaccGGATCGAACCGGACCGATTATACCTCTAACATTGGCATGTAGATCATGTGCATATACCAAGACAGCAAATTTTGAGATTAATGGGACATCTGtctcatggtttttttttttttttttccttctgcttACTACTTTTGTCTTTGTCCGCAGGACAGAAGAGATTGTGTAATTATTATAATGCACCAAAAACCAGGAAATTATTAGGTAATTATTGAGTACTATATAATGCACTGATCATCTTATTACAAAATGTTATGGATTAAAATTGTTTACATAAATACAAATTCTTATGAAGTGGCTGTGTTTTGTGACCACCTAATTAGTAGATACTCCCCACGCCCGAACTGGCTTCTTGATGAatacgaaaatgattattactCGAATACAAAGTACTGGCCGgtctttatttataaaaaaattacattgaacagaatattaatagaaattatatgctaattattgtgaaaatcaaatcaagataataattaaatcaaattcatgatttgatattatctctaACAGTGTAGTCATCAAGATCAACTCTTATCCCTACCTAGTAGGAGAGTTCCAGAATTAAGATAACCCGAGACTAAGATAACAAAGACACAAGGCAAAATGAGCGTACGTACGTGCAATAAAGTTTCGTGAATGTCCATGATTCCATGAAAGCGCATTAATATTTATGGATTATTGAGGTGGATGCAGTCTTGATGATATGGTGATCAAGAAGCGAGAAAATCTCGTGAAAAGACTTTCCCCTGGAGGGAAATTTGTCGTAATCCATGACGTATTCGATCGTTGAATGACGAATTCGTCAATGATCCTCACAGTCCTTAACGGGTCCTTGTCCGGATCAGCTGCTTCCCATTGGCTGGGAAAATCTCTATTGTAGCTCAACCTGTTTGGGTGATCATTTTGCTCCGTCATCCATTGACGATCTAAATTCCAGTCCAGTGGGACCTATATATATGACACGTGTAAAGTTTGTTGTGATGACGTGTATTATTTGAGTGATTACGTTGGAACTTGTTTACCCTATGGACTAACAGGAAAAATGATCATAAAAGTGAATGAATatcgatgcatgcatggctcttTACCTTATCAACTGCAAGGGTGAAAACATGAAGATCGCCATTAGGTTTGATGTGAAATCGGGTGAAAGCCTTGTAATCAGCAATCCTAAGAGAGGAGAAGGCTTCGTCATAATGCAAGTCTAACCCGTTGACGCAGATGCTTAGATAGATTCCAAACACATATGAAACTGCAGGGGTTGACAAGAGCCAGAAATAAAGGAACACAGAGCCATAGTAAAATATGGTATCCAATCGAGAGAGAGATGCCATCCCATTCTTGCAAATATTGATCCGTGTGACAGCCATGAGCTGAGAATACATTTCGAAAGCAATCATGATGTGTCTTAATTagtaataaagaaaaagagaaaagcagcatttattttaaatatttctgcAACAGGAAGATGTTTTCTTACCTCTGGCACATCAAATGCAAACATGAGATTCTTGATATATGTAGAATAAAGGTCAGAACTCCATTGTTCTATACCTGCTCGTGTTCCATTTGAAAGACCAAAGTGCCTACTTTTTTCTTGTGATTCATACCATCGATATAAAGAGTGATACCctggttaaaaaaaataacttacatTTATTAGGAATTAAAATATTGACTCTCCCTTTCATTTCAGAAAAAACTCAGATCAATAAGAGATCCTTATGATATTGAAAATGACCaactgttttatatatatatatatatatatatatatatacacacacacagaaaataaaggaaacgaACCTGAAGTTCCCAATAGTTTACGGTGGACAAGCACCCCAACACCCAGTTCCAACACCAGCATAAGAATAAGAGCTGCAGAGAGATGCGCAGAAACATGAAGAATTCCAATCGCTACCCTCTTCTTCCATGACACTTTGGATGGTATGAATGCCATTGCCACGACTACCAACAGCGTAGCAGCTCCTAGAGAAACGTAAGAGTGTTCCAGCATGTATATAAAAGCATTCCACAGCGTACGGAAACAAGTTCTCCAAAAACCCAACTTGGAATCTACTTCAAAGACGTGATCAAGTTCACACTAGGCCCCAAAAAAAGAAGATCAGATCAGTCATATGGATACTAAATTTAGGGTAACTTCCATTGGCTTAAATAATGGGAAATTTACCTGTGGGATCATAGAAAAGACCAACATATAGTACATAATGCccccaacaaaatcaaattgcGAATTCACCTTTCGAAATTTCCAAATATTTCTAAATCCAAGCTGAAGTAAATGAAAACGAAAGTTATGAACAAGAAACAAAAGGTAAAAATGTTATGAAACTCGAAATTGGGATTGACGGGGGATCCATAGAAGTAGAGAAAATTAATTACCCTCTTTGACGTTTCTTTGTCTGGATAACTAGCTCCGCACTGATACGAAACCCCATGAGATTCTTTAAAATCACCAAAAACATGGGTGGGATGCAAGAATGCtccgccacaaccatttacaaGCAGATGCTGTGCATAAACTAAATCATTCGATTCAGGTACCATTGAGTGGCGCATATAGTGATGTATGTCCCCAGCAATTCGAAGCTTACACCTTTCTTTCAAAATGTTACAGATCAACTCTGACAGATTATCCCTTTCGACATCAGTACCACTTTCGTACCAATCAACAAGCCAGTCCGGTTGGTGTGTCATTACGATCACAGCGTCGTTTTTTCCGATCTTATTAATTACACATGATGTTTAGACATTAATGTCGTGAAATCAACAAGATTATGAAACAGAACTACAACTAATTATCGCAAAACGATAAACACCTGACTGGTGATCATCTTTTCATAACTATTTACGTGATAATCATGGGCtttaaattaatgatatttttataaaataacttataaaagtgtcttaattttacaaaaatactctcattttaatACAATAATATTCCGTAAAGATCAATTGTGAAAAGAGCTCAAtgtctattaattaattatttctactgcaaaaataataaaacaatgattGAGAAAGAGGAACAATAAAAATACCTTTTCCCTTgcaagatttgaaaagaattgGAATTGGTAGGTATCGATATCACCATCGAGTGCAAGATCAAGACCGAAAATCCACCATCTTTGAGGAAGTTTTAAAGCGAAATAAGACGTTTTCTGAGGCATATACCACCCGCCCAACCACTTCTTCTCACATATATACTTCGTAAAGGTTTGAAGACCATCAAACCAATCTGTCACCCccaaaattgagaaaataatattacCATAAACACAATAACGTACGTACAGCAAGAAGTATGCATTATTGGGGATGTGCATGTATATTTGTAGTGCATGTTTATgttgagaatataatataaataattaaatctattagTTCTCATACATTAGGTTAAATTCTTGGAACAATatgatttctattaaaaaaattatacttgtagtcgtgagtgcgcaagtgttgtgcaatcactttgaaaaaagttaataaatatgagatccacatgaaaaaataataattttttaataataaatcttactctttttcaaaacaattgcaCGGCGTTTGTATACTCCACATGAattgcatgtagcattactctttatattaTATCCTTAACTGTTAAATTACGTATGTACTCACATGCAGCTTACATCACCCAAAGAAATATGGGAAGGACTCACATGCAGCTTACATCACCCAAAGAAATATGGGAAGGACAAGCAGTTCATATATAAAACATGCATAAACATGGAAAGAGTTTCAGAAGATCAGTCTCAAAATCATAAGAGCGAGCTAGGATCAACCATGGTTTCCAGGAATAACAAAACACTGAGGTCCAACATGACCATGATCCCGCTTATGATTGTTAGGCAGTTGAAGAGCATACTCGAAAGGACGTAAGAAGCGCCTTTCATATGTGTATTTTGACGGATTTGGGTACCTATAAATAATAGAAGcaaattctttattaaaaacaa comes from Juglans microcarpa x Juglans regia isolate MS1-56 chromosome 8S, Jm3101_v1.0, whole genome shotgun sequence and encodes:
- the LOC121244173 gene encoding uncharacterized protein LOC121244173, encoding MSVFLTTFASSVLRLLVSLFIYDRLAYFFKLEAPKWNLGNIFKHSAVFSIACCGWIRYNNGTIHIEASCLDDWPGLSDLYIINLFDRSSDQDSEKPYFLDMVPWYSGTSADLYKTVFDLLVSVNIFLGRFDLRIMQAVTSQVQDGAREQNRGAQDQQNLLYDFSKKDELWFDFMADTGDGGNSAYTVTRLLAKRAIRCNGSKLTLKRGDLLLIGGDLAYPNPSKYTYERRFLRPFEYALQLPNNHKRDHGHVGPQCFVIPGNHDWFDGLQTFTKYICEKKWLGGWYMPQKTSYFALKLPQRWWIFGLDLALDGDIDTYQFQFFSNLAREKIGKNDAVIVMTHQPDWLVDWYESGTDVERDNLSELICNILKERCKLRIAGDIHHYMRHSMVPESNDLVYAQHLLVNGCGGAFLHPTHVFGDFKESHGVSYQCGASYPDKETSKRLGFRNIWKFRKVNSQFDFVGGIMYYMLVFSMIPQCELDHVFEVDSKLGFWRTCFRTLWNAFIYMLEHSYVSLGAATLLVVVAMAFIPSKVSWKKRVAIGILHVSAHLSAALILMLVLELGVGVLVHRKLLGTSGYHSLYRWYESQEKSRHFGLSNGTRAGIEQWSSDLYSTYIKNLMFAFDVPELMAVTRINICKNGMASLSRLDTIFYYGSVFLYFWLLSTPAVSYVFGIYLSICVNGLDLHYDEAFSSLRIADYKAFTRFHIKPNGDLHVFTLAVDKVPLDWNLDRQWMTEQNDHPNRLSYNRDFPSQWEAADPDKDPLRTVRIIDEFVIQRSNTSWITTNFPPGESLFTRFSRFLITISSRLHPPQ